Proteins co-encoded in one Dokdonella sp. genomic window:
- the leuS gene encoding leucine--tRNA ligase produces the protein MTHENYDPQAIEAAAQNYWTRTHAFEVKEDDTRDKFYCLSMFMYPSGSMHMGHVRNYTIGDVISRYQRMLGKNVLQPMGWDAFGLPAENAAIKNNVAPAQWTYANIEHMRGQLQRLGFVYDWSREVTTCRPEYYVHEQRMFTRLMRKGLAYRRNSVVNWDPVDNTVLANEQVIDGRGWRSGAIVEKREIPQWFLKITDYAQELLDGLDQLPGWPDSVKTMQRNWIGRSEGLEIRFDVEGADPVTVFTTRPDTLMGVSFLSVAAEHPLALQAARSKPEVATFIEECRHGGTAEADIETAEKKGIDTGLKAIHPVTGEKIPVWVANFVLMNYGTGAVMAVPAHDQRDWEFARKYDLLIRIVIVPDGVRDAIRELGRDARENTDPMSAALGASKPIDVVEPVAAVDLLADFEQRIITEGAYTERGTLINSGEYDGFDFRRAFDALAARFESEGRGARRVNFRLRDWGVSRQRYWGCPIPVIYCPTCAAVPVPEEQLPVVLPEDVAFAGVQSPIKADPEWRRTTCPQCGGPAERETDTFDTFMESSWYYARYTSPGAADMVDARVKYWAPVDQYIGGIEHAILHLLYFRFYHKLLRDEGLVDCDEPAANLLCQGMVVADTYYRENADGSREWINPGDVDVARDERGRITGATLRADGTEVLVGGIEKMSKSKNNGVDPQAMVDKYGADTVRLFSMFAAPPDQSLEWNEAGVEGMSRFLKRLWRELHAHVAQPDHPEVDTTALTPDQKALRRQIHETIAKVTDDFGRRQSFNTAIAALMELLNAVARFADMSDNGRAVRHEAFETIVLLLNPITPHTCHALWKALGHAESLVDAQAWPKADPAALVRDAVTLAVQVNGKLRGTIELAVSAGREEAEQAALSEASVRPHVEGRTIRKVVVVPGKIVNIVVAD, from the coding sequence ATGACTCACGAGAACTACGATCCGCAGGCGATCGAAGCCGCAGCGCAGAACTACTGGACCCGCACGCACGCCTTCGAGGTGAAGGAGGACGACACGCGCGACAAGTTCTACTGCCTGTCGATGTTCATGTACCCGAGCGGTTCGATGCACATGGGGCATGTGCGCAACTACACCATCGGTGACGTCATCAGCCGCTACCAGCGCATGCTCGGCAAGAACGTGCTGCAGCCGATGGGCTGGGATGCGTTTGGCCTGCCGGCCGAGAACGCGGCGATCAAGAACAACGTCGCGCCGGCGCAGTGGACCTACGCCAATATTGAGCACATGCGCGGCCAGCTCCAGCGCCTCGGTTTCGTCTACGACTGGTCGCGCGAGGTCACCACCTGCCGGCCCGAGTACTACGTGCACGAGCAACGCATGTTCACGCGCCTGATGCGCAAGGGACTGGCCTATCGGCGCAACTCGGTGGTGAACTGGGATCCGGTCGACAACACCGTGCTCGCCAACGAGCAGGTCATCGATGGCCGCGGCTGGCGTTCCGGCGCGATCGTCGAGAAACGCGAGATCCCGCAGTGGTTTCTCAAGATCACGGACTATGCGCAGGAGCTGCTTGACGGCCTCGACCAGCTGCCGGGTTGGCCGGATTCGGTCAAGACCATGCAGCGCAACTGGATCGGTCGTTCGGAAGGTCTCGAAATCCGCTTCGACGTGGAGGGCGCGGACCCGGTGACCGTGTTCACCACGCGGCCCGACACCCTGATGGGGGTGAGTTTCCTCTCCGTTGCCGCTGAGCATCCGCTGGCGTTGCAAGCCGCCCGATCGAAGCCCGAGGTCGCCACCTTCATCGAGGAGTGTCGCCATGGCGGAACCGCCGAGGCCGACATAGAGACCGCCGAAAAGAAGGGCATCGACACCGGCCTGAAGGCGATTCATCCGGTCACCGGCGAGAAAATCCCGGTGTGGGTCGCCAACTTCGTGTTGATGAACTACGGCACTGGTGCGGTCATGGCCGTGCCGGCGCACGATCAGCGCGACTGGGAGTTCGCACGCAAATACGACTTGCTGATCCGCATCGTCATCGTGCCAGATGGTGTGCGTGATGCGATCCGCGAGCTGGGTCGTGACGCGCGCGAGAACACCGATCCGATGAGTGCGGCGCTCGGTGCGAGCAAGCCGATCGACGTCGTCGAGCCGGTCGCTGCCGTCGACCTGCTCGCAGACTTCGAACAGCGGATCATTACCGAAGGGGCCTACACCGAGCGCGGTACGCTGATCAATTCCGGCGAGTACGACGGTTTCGATTTCCGCCGCGCGTTCGATGCGCTGGCCGCGCGCTTCGAGAGCGAAGGCCGTGGAGCGCGTCGGGTCAACTTCCGTTTGCGTGACTGGGGCGTCTCGCGCCAGCGCTACTGGGGCTGCCCGATCCCGGTCATCTACTGCCCGACCTGCGCTGCCGTGCCGGTGCCCGAGGAGCAGCTGCCTGTCGTGCTGCCCGAGGATGTCGCGTTCGCGGGCGTGCAGTCGCCGATCAAGGCTGATCCCGAATGGCGCCGAACCACCTGTCCGCAATGTGGCGGTCCGGCCGAGCGCGAGACGGACACCTTCGACACGTTCATGGAGTCGAGCTGGTACTACGCGCGCTACACCTCGCCCGGCGCGGCCGACATGGTCGACGCACGCGTCAAGTACTGGGCTCCGGTCGATCAGTACATCGGCGGCATCGAGCACGCGATCCTGCATCTGCTGTATTTCCGCTTCTACCACAAGCTGCTGCGTGACGAGGGCTTGGTCGATTGCGATGAGCCCGCTGCCAATCTCCTGTGTCAGGGCATGGTCGTCGCCGATACCTACTACCGCGAGAACGCCGACGGCAGCCGCGAGTGGATCAACCCGGGCGACGTCGATGTCGCCCGCGACGAGCGTGGCCGCATCACCGGCGCGACCCTGCGCGCGGACGGCACCGAGGTGCTGGTCGGCGGCATTGAGAAGATGTCGAAATCAAAGAACAACGGCGTCGATCCGCAGGCCATGGTCGACAAGTACGGCGCCGACACGGTGCGCCTCTTTTCGATGTTCGCCGCCCCGCCGGACCAGTCCCTGGAATGGAACGAAGCCGGCGTGGAGGGCATGTCGCGCTTTCTCAAGCGACTCTGGCGCGAGCTGCACGCGCACGTGGCACAGCCCGATCATCCCGAGGTCGACACCACGGCGTTGACGCCGGACCAGAAAGCCCTGCGTCGTCAGATCCACGAAACGATCGCCAAGGTCACTGACGATTTTGGTCGTCGCCAGTCGTTCAACACCGCTATCGCGGCACTGATGGAACTGCTGAATGCGGTGGCGAGGTTTGCCGACATGAGCGACAACGGCCGCGCCGTCCGCCATGAGGCCTTCGAGACGATCGTGTTGCTGCTCAATCCGATCACACCCCACACCTGCCACGCCCTGTGGAAGGCGCTCGGCCACGCCGAAAGCCTGGTCGATGCCCAGGCCTGGCCCAAGGCCGATCCGGCGGCGCTCGTGCGCGATGCGGTCACCCTGGCCGTGCAGGTCAACGGCAAGCTGCGCGGCACGATCGAGTTGGCCGTGTCGGCCGGCAGGGAGGAAGCCGAGCAGGCTGCGCTCAGCGAAGCCTCGGTGCGTCCGCATGTGGAGGGCAGGACGATCCGCAAGGTCGTCGTCGTTCCCGGCAAGATCGTCAACATCGTCGTGGCGGATTGA
- a CDS encoding serine/threonine-protein kinase → MSYARLRALFDRVHGLGRDAREAVYADEAVEAELRIEVEAMLQASAQDGDMIPDLIGEVAREVVGATDVGGERIGPWRVLGLLGEGGMGTVLLAERADGAFERKVAIKLIRGRVTARARERFLRERQTLAGLEHPNIASFIDAGTNVDGEPYLVMAHVEGEPLPDWLERAKPRLEARLRLFAALCRAVAHAHQHMVVHRDIKPSNILVRADAEPVLLDFGIAKLLETEHDDAATASRLMTPAWASPEQLLGRPVSTATDVFGLGLVLYALLAGSVPERGDAIRAASVELPPPSQLAATAALPAMRADARRLRGDLDTIARCAVRTDPAARYPSALALAADVEAWLAGRPVAAVGGHTLYLLSRLVRRHRAATAAVAAALALTVVFAVNLVQQRDRALSAEARATREAEVANETSRYLVELFSELDPELHPGRPLSARELLDLGRERLDVLASSDGAPVRARLQRSLGWIYANAGQPGPAIELLEAARHDAAAAPTDAERIRADTALARAYNQLDRHDDSLAAAVRAFAHAQAMSPRDDRMLGHALMVRGVAEQSLGRFDDARASYAQARQHFESAGAQIEVASVVHNLAWLAEQHGRPAEALAAYDEALTIKRATLGPDHPKTLNSQHGRSKNLAALGRYDESIAVLEDLLERSIRVYGDTAEPVQAALNELGSSLQDAGRYAEAQRNYERSLDLARALENGDGAMAAVQYNNLASLLEERGDLDGAEQLYRKSIDLRNRFMPEGHPGRLVPAHNLARLLMSMPQRIGEAQSLAEDVHRQRSAALPAEHRQVLQSALLLVQIALERNARDEAQTRLAGVEAAIARNPGITPSVRATAQRLRAQLAQDPTDASQRIAARRHALEIAAGQVPPGHPRHAQEQLALAETLYAAGQVEEARRLVASAAPVLRAALVPQARSLQQLAVLEQAVAK, encoded by the coding sequence ATGAGTTATGCACGCCTGCGGGCCCTGTTCGATCGCGTGCACGGGCTCGGGCGCGACGCGCGCGAGGCCGTGTACGCAGACGAAGCCGTCGAAGCAGAACTGCGCATCGAGGTGGAAGCAATGCTCCAAGCCTCCGCGCAGGATGGTGACATGATCCCCGACCTGATCGGCGAGGTCGCGCGCGAGGTGGTGGGCGCCACCGACGTCGGCGGCGAGCGGATCGGTCCGTGGCGCGTCCTGGGTCTGCTCGGCGAGGGCGGCATGGGCACCGTGCTGCTCGCCGAACGCGCCGACGGCGCGTTCGAACGCAAGGTGGCGATCAAGCTGATCCGTGGGCGCGTGACCGCACGCGCGCGCGAGCGCTTCCTGCGCGAACGGCAGACCCTGGCCGGACTGGAACATCCGAACATCGCCAGCTTCATCGACGCCGGCACCAACGTGGACGGCGAACCCTACCTGGTGATGGCCCACGTCGAAGGCGAACCGCTGCCGGATTGGCTGGAACGCGCGAAGCCGCGTCTCGAAGCGCGCCTGCGCCTGTTTGCGGCGCTGTGCCGGGCGGTCGCGCATGCGCATCAGCACATGGTGGTCCACCGTGACATCAAGCCATCCAATATCCTGGTTCGAGCCGATGCCGAGCCGGTGCTGCTCGACTTCGGCATTGCCAAACTGCTGGAAACCGAGCACGACGATGCCGCCACGGCCTCGCGCCTGATGACGCCGGCCTGGGCCAGTCCGGAACAGTTGCTCGGCCGTCCGGTCAGCACCGCCACCGATGTCTTTGGTCTTGGCCTGGTGCTGTATGCACTGCTTGCCGGCAGCGTCCCCGAACGCGGCGATGCCATCCGGGCCGCCAGCGTCGAACTGCCGCCGCCTTCGCAGCTCGCCGCCACCGCCGCCCTGCCTGCAATGCGCGCCGACGCGCGCCGCCTGCGCGGCGATCTGGACACGATCGCGCGCTGCGCGGTGCGCACCGATCCTGCAGCGCGCTACCCGTCGGCCCTCGCGCTGGCAGCAGACGTCGAGGCCTGGCTGGCGGGACGGCCGGTCGCGGCGGTGGGTGGTCATACGCTGTATCTGCTCTCACGCCTGGTGCGCCGACATCGGGCGGCAACCGCAGCGGTGGCTGCGGCGCTGGCGCTCACCGTGGTGTTCGCCGTCAATCTGGTGCAGCAGCGCGATCGCGCGTTGAGCGCCGAGGCGCGTGCCACGCGCGAAGCCGAGGTCGCCAACGAAACCAGTCGCTATCTGGTGGAGCTGTTTTCCGAACTGGACCCGGAACTGCATCCGGGCCGGCCACTCAGCGCGCGCGAACTGCTCGATCTCGGCCGCGAGCGACTCGATGTCCTCGCCTCGTCCGACGGCGCGCCGGTGCGCGCGCGCCTGCAACGCAGCCTCGGCTGGATCTACGCCAACGCCGGCCAGCCGGGGCCCGCGATCGAACTGCTGGAAGCGGCACGGCACGATGCCGCCGCCGCACCCACGGATGCCGAACGGATCCGTGCCGATACCGCGCTGGCACGCGCCTACAACCAGCTCGATCGTCACGACGACTCGCTCGCCGCCGCCGTGCGTGCCTTCGCCCACGCACAGGCGATGTCGCCGCGCGACGATCGCATGCTCGGGCATGCCCTGATGGTTCGCGGCGTGGCCGAGCAGTCGCTGGGCCGCTTCGACGATGCGAGAGCCAGTTATGCACAGGCGCGCCAGCATTTCGAATCGGCAGGAGCACAGATCGAGGTGGCCTCGGTCGTGCACAACCTGGCCTGGCTGGCGGAACAGCACGGCCGCCCGGCGGAGGCGCTGGCCGCCTACGACGAGGCCCTGACGATCAAGCGTGCCACGCTGGGCCCCGATCACCCCAAGACCCTGAACTCGCAGCACGGGCGCAGCAAGAACCTGGCCGCGCTGGGCCGCTACGACGAATCCATTGCGGTGCTCGAGGACCTGCTCGAACGCAGTATCCGCGTGTACGGCGACACGGCCGAACCGGTGCAGGCCGCCCTGAACGAACTGGGTTCCTCGCTACAGGACGCCGGGCGCTATGCCGAGGCACAGCGCAACTACGAGCGCTCCCTGGATCTGGCGCGCGCGCTCGAGAACGGCGATGGCGCGATGGCCGCCGTGCAGTACAACAACCTCGCCTCCCTGCTGGAGGAGCGCGGCGATCTGGATGGCGCCGAACAGCTCTATCGGAAGTCCATCGATCTGCGCAACCGCTTCATGCCCGAGGGCCACCCCGGTCGCCTGGTACCTGCACACAATCTGGCGCGCCTGCTGATGTCGATGCCGCAACGCATCGGCGAGGCGCAATCACTGGCCGAGGATGTCCATAGGCAACGCAGCGCAGCGCTGCCCGCGGAACACCGGCAGGTCCTTCAATCGGCCTTGCTGCTCGTGCAGATCGCCCTGGAGCGCAACGCCCGGGATGAGGCACAGACGCGGCTCGCCGGGGTCGAAGCGGCGATTGCAAGGAACCCCGGAATAACACCTTCCGTACGCGCAACCGCGCAACGCCTCCGCGCGCAACTCGCGCAAGATCCGACCGATGCGTCGCAGCGGATCGCCGCACGTCGTCACGCGCTGGAAATCGCTGCCGGACAAGTGCCGCCGGGGCATCCGCGTCATGCGCAGGAACAGCTGGCCCTGGCCGAAACGCTGTACGCGGCGGGGCAAGTCGAGGAGGCGCGCAGACTGGTCGCCAGCGCGGCACCTGTGTTGCGCGCTGCCCTGGTTCCGCAGGCGCGCTCGCTGCAGCAGCTCGCCGTGCTGGAGCAGGCCGTCGCGAAGTGA
- a CDS encoding ECF-type sigma factor, whose translation MNTPGATTRLLQAAQAGDAAARAAIDTEVYATLKRMARGRLGGSGPATLNPTALVHEAVARMLDSSVDAQSREHFFALAALQMRAVLVDHARRRQADKRGGGGLQVTLDSTLADADTVDSDAFLDLHEALEVLAREDARCASALELTYFGGLSASQLGRLLQVSVATVERDLQFGRAWLRRRLSR comes from the coding sequence ATGAACACGCCAGGCGCCACCACCCGGCTGCTGCAAGCCGCCCAGGCAGGCGATGCGGCGGCGCGCGCGGCCATCGACACCGAGGTCTATGCCACGCTCAAACGCATGGCGCGTGGTCGTCTGGGCGGTTCGGGGCCGGCCACGCTCAATCCCACGGCGCTGGTCCACGAAGCGGTCGCGCGCATGCTGGATTCGAGCGTGGACGCGCAATCGCGCGAGCACTTCTTCGCGCTGGCCGCGCTGCAGATGCGTGCGGTACTGGTCGATCACGCCCGCCGCAGGCAGGCGGACAAGCGCGGCGGCGGTGGGTTGCAGGTCACCCTGGACAGCACGCTCGCCGACGCCGATACGGTGGACAGCGACGCCTTCCTCGACCTGCACGAGGCGCTGGAGGTGCTGGCGCGTGAGGATGCGCGCTGCGCCAGCGCGCTGGAACTGACCTACTTCGGCGGATTGTCGGCCAGCCAGCTGGGGCGTCTGTTGCAGGTGTCGGTGGCCACCGTGGAACGCGACCTGCAATTCGGCCGGGCCTGGCTGCGACGGCGCCTGAGCCGATGA
- a CDS encoding winged helix-turn-helix domain-containing protein, whose protein sequence is MSQPVSKRLEFDDVVIDFAGRRLLRGGIEQALEPKAFAVLALLAAAPGQVLGRDDILDAVWGHRHVTEGVLNRIMSLLR, encoded by the coding sequence ATGTCGCAACCTGTTTCGAAACGCCTGGAGTTCGACGACGTGGTCATCGATTTCGCCGGCCGCAGGTTGCTGCGCGGAGGCATCGAACAGGCGTTGGAGCCGAAGGCCTTCGCCGTGCTGGCGCTGCTGGCCGCCGCGCCGGGACAGGTGCTGGGCCGCGACGACATCCTCGATGCGGTCTGGGGCCACCGCCACGTCACCGAAGGCGTGCTGAACCGGATCATGAGCCTGCTGCGCTAG
- the lptE gene encoding LPS assembly lipoprotein LptE encodes MIPRRVSFVLVALATLALNACGFHLRQEARLPSGMQRVQILGAEPVSTLGRDLAKALARAGAVVVDAAGEGTAQLRIGVDRTSTDVLSVGSNARANEYTLRYHVEFDVLAADGDPLVPRQVIELTREFTFDATQALGVAAEQDLLTRELQREMVQAIMRRIEAGAEAG; translated from the coding sequence ATGATCCCGCGCCGAGTCTCGTTCGTTCTTGTCGCCCTCGCCACACTCGCGCTGAATGCCTGCGGCTTCCACCTGCGCCAGGAGGCGCGCCTGCCGTCCGGCATGCAGCGCGTGCAGATTCTCGGTGCTGAGCCGGTCAGCACGCTCGGGCGCGACCTCGCCAAGGCGCTCGCGCGTGCCGGCGCCGTGGTCGTCGACGCGGCGGGTGAGGGCACCGCGCAATTGCGCATCGGGGTCGACCGCACGAGCACCGACGTGCTGTCGGTCGGCAGCAATGCGCGCGCGAACGAATACACGCTGCGCTATCACGTCGAGTTCGACGTGCTTGCCGCCGATGGCGATCCGCTGGTTCCCAGGCAGGTGATCGAGCTCACGCGCGAGTTCACTTTCGATGCCACGCAGGCGCTCGGTGTGGCCGCCGAGCAGGATCTGCTGACCCGCGAACTGCAACGCGAGATGGTGCAGGCGATCATGCGCCGCATCGAAGCGGGTGCGGAGGCTGGCTGA
- a CDS encoding ABC transporter permease, giving the protein MQRRSWSAPAHGTTLLAWRNLTSDRSRFVVTLIGVVFAVLLMGVELGLLVGFARTTSGIVDHSGVDLWIVPAGTTNVDIAGRLDERRRFQALAVPGVVAVDPLMMQFGFWKKPDGGNESVALVGIDLHSRRGGPWNLVEGRIEDLQQQDAVIIDRLYASKLGVERIGDSVEINARRARVVGFTSGLRTFTQSPYVFMTHRNAVHYSGFRADQTTYLLVTLEPGADAEAVRRAIRERLVTVDVWHSAAFARQAQKYWLITTGAGSALLLSALLGLVVGVVIVGQTLYATTVDRLPEYATLRAIGAPAAYLNRVILKQAAISALLGFGIGTLAVYALVAATASSNVAVIMPAWLVLVLALLTILMCAFGALISVRRLVRIDPTSVFA; this is encoded by the coding sequence ATGCAGCGCAGGTCCTGGTCCGCTCCAGCGCACGGCACCACGTTGCTGGCGTGGCGCAACCTTACCAGCGACCGTTCACGCTTCGTCGTCACCCTCATCGGCGTCGTCTTCGCAGTGTTGCTGATGGGGGTCGAGCTCGGCCTGCTGGTCGGCTTCGCGCGCACGACCTCGGGTATCGTCGACCATTCCGGCGTGGACCTCTGGATCGTGCCGGCGGGGACGACCAACGTCGATATCGCCGGTCGCCTCGACGAGCGTCGCCGCTTCCAGGCGCTGGCCGTGCCGGGTGTCGTCGCGGTCGATCCGCTGATGATGCAGTTCGGCTTCTGGAAGAAACCCGATGGCGGCAACGAGAGCGTCGCCCTGGTCGGCATCGATCTGCACTCGCGCCGTGGCGGGCCATGGAATCTGGTCGAGGGTCGCATCGAGGACCTGCAGCAACAGGACGCGGTGATCATCGATCGCCTGTATGCGAGCAAGCTCGGCGTCGAACGGATTGGCGATTCGGTCGAGATCAACGCCCGGCGCGCGCGCGTGGTCGGCTTCACCTCGGGGTTGCGCACGTTCACGCAAAGCCCGTACGTGTTCATGACCCACCGCAATGCCGTGCACTATTCGGGCTTCCGTGCCGACCAGACCACCTATCTTCTGGTCACGCTCGAGCCCGGTGCCGACGCCGAAGCCGTGCGCCGGGCGATCCGCGAACGTCTGGTCACGGTCGACGTGTGGCACAGCGCGGCGTTTGCCCGACAGGCACAGAAATACTGGCTGATCACCACGGGAGCGGGTTCGGCACTGCTGCTCTCGGCGCTGCTCGGTCTCGTCGTCGGTGTGGTCATCGTCGGCCAGACCCTGTACGCGACGACGGTCGACCGCCTGCCCGAGTACGCGACCCTGCGCGCAATCGGCGCGCCGGCGGCCTATCTCAACCGCGTGATCCTCAAGCAGGCCGCGATCAGTGCCCTATTGGGTTTCGGCATCGGCACGCTCGCGGTGTATGCGCTGGTCGCGGCCACGGCCTCAAGCAACGTTGCGGTCATCATGCCGGCCTGGCTGGTCCTCGTGCTGGCACTGCTGACCATTCTCATGTGCGCGTTCGGCGCGCTGATCTCGGTGCGTCGCCTCGTGCGCATCGACCCGACCAGCGTGTTTGCATGA
- a CDS encoding ABC transporter ATP-binding protein, translating into MSAAPVVRLEEVGVTYGRGVAALRALNGITLDIDAAEVTLLLGPSGSGKTTLLQVMGCLLRPTTGRVALLGRSLADATPEALAALRLAHVGFVFQHYNLFPTLRAWENVAVALDLKGLAPASQREEALALLERLGLDDRATHFPSELSGGQKQRVAIARALAGTPGLILADEPTAALDSRTGQDVVATLRDLAHNDGCAVVIVSHDPRVERFADRVLHLEDGRVLDDRRTHPNEAS; encoded by the coding sequence ATGAGCGCCGCGCCGGTCGTGCGCCTCGAGGAGGTCGGTGTGACCTATGGTCGCGGCGTGGCTGCATTGCGCGCGCTGAATGGGATCACGCTCGACATCGACGCCGCCGAAGTGACCTTGCTGCTTGGCCCGAGCGGATCCGGCAAGACGACGTTGCTGCAGGTGATGGGCTGCCTGCTGCGCCCGACCACGGGACGCGTCGCCCTGCTGGGGCGCTCGCTGGCGGACGCCACGCCTGAGGCGCTCGCGGCACTGCGGCTGGCCCACGTCGGTTTCGTGTTCCAGCACTACAACCTGTTTCCGACCCTGCGCGCCTGGGAGAACGTCGCCGTCGCTCTCGACCTCAAGGGCCTCGCGCCGGCCAGCCAGCGCGAAGAGGCGCTTGCCCTGCTCGAACGGCTCGGCCTCGATGATCGCGCGACGCATTTCCCGTCGGAACTCTCGGGAGGCCAGAAGCAGCGTGTCGCGATCGCGCGTGCGCTGGCCGGCACGCCGGGCCTGATTCTCGCCGACGAGCCGACCGCGGCACTCGACAGCCGTACTGGTCAGGACGTCGTGGCGACCTTGCGCGACCTCGCCCACAACGACGGCTGTGCCGTCGTCATCGTCAGTCATGACCCGCGCGTCGAGCGTTTCGCCGACCGCGTGCTGCATCTCGAGGACGGGCGTGTGCTCGACGACCGTCGCACGCATCCCAATGAGGCATCATGA
- a CDS encoding HlyD family efflux transporter periplasmic adaptor subunit, with protein sequence MPHLLSIRAAIVMAALAVTACSPARDSAAPASRAAASPTILAAGGLVEPASEERIIIPQLSGRLARVHIEEGDVVHAGQLIAEIENAEYRAALDAAIAQVALREAELARLRNGARREELAEAAAALAAAQARETLAKADRERIEPMLARKLASQAQVDAARAQAAAATAERDRAAAALALLRAGARTEDLAMAEASLATARAERDHAQALFDKSQILSPIDGRVLKRDLREGETVVALSPLPLARLGDLTRRTVRADIEELDIGRVAVGQRAHVSSDAFPGQRFEGRVARVSQRMGRRNQTSGDPAEKQDAKILEALIELDGEPPLPVGLRVDVFIEAPAR encoded by the coding sequence ATGCCGCACCTCCTTTCCATCCGTGCCGCCATCGTCATGGCCGCGCTTGCCGTGACAGCGTGCTCGCCTGCGCGTGATTCCGCCGCACCGGCATCGCGTGCTGCGGCGTCGCCGACGATCCTCGCCGCCGGGGGCCTCGTCGAGCCCGCCAGCGAGGAGCGCATCATCATCCCGCAGTTGTCCGGACGGCTCGCGCGCGTGCATATCGAGGAAGGTGACGTGGTCCACGCGGGCCAGCTCATTGCCGAGATCGAGAACGCCGAGTACCGCGCCGCCCTCGATGCCGCAATTGCCCAGGTCGCGTTGCGCGAGGCCGAGCTTGCACGCCTGCGCAACGGCGCACGCCGCGAGGAACTCGCCGAAGCAGCCGCCGCGCTCGCCGCGGCGCAGGCGCGCGAAACGCTCGCGAAGGCGGACCGCGAACGCATCGAGCCGATGCTCGCGCGCAAGTTGGCGAGCCAGGCGCAGGTCGATGCCGCGCGTGCGCAGGCCGCCGCCGCGACGGCCGAACGCGACCGCGCCGCTGCCGCGCTGGCCCTGCTGCGTGCCGGTGCGCGTACGGAAGACCTGGCCATGGCCGAGGCGTCTCTCGCCACCGCACGCGCCGAGCGCGATCACGCGCAGGCGCTGTTCGACAAGTCGCAGATCCTCTCGCCGATCGACGGCCGCGTGCTCAAGCGCGACCTGCGCGAGGGTGAGACCGTCGTCGCCCTGTCGCCGCTGCCGCTCGCCCGGCTCGGCGATCTCACCCGGCGCACCGTGCGTGCCGATATCGAGGAACTCGACATCGGCCGTGTCGCGGTCGGGCAACGCGCGCACGTGAGCAGCGACGCATTCCCCGGGCAGCGCTTCGAGGGCCGCGTGGCGCGGGTGAGCCAGCGCATGGGACGACGCAACCAGACTTCCGGCGATCCGGCCGAGAAGCAGGACGCGAAGATCCTCGAGGCGCTGATCGAACTCGACGGCGAACCGCCGCTGCCGGTCGGCCTGCGCGTCGACGTGTTCATCGAAGCGCCGGCGCGCTGA
- the holA gene encoding DNA polymerase III subunit delta → MPARPADLPKLLAAPELKPVWLIAGAEHLLVLEAADRLRARAKELGYLEREVFDADARFDWNELAASGQAMSLFASRRLIDVRLPTGKPGKEGAATLAAWAASPPPDTVLMVTAQEWSKQHEAAWVNAFERAGVVMPIWPLRREEMPAWIGSRFAARGVKATPDAVERLADRVEGNLLAAAQEVDKLVLLLDGALLDVDTLEASVADDARFDAFRLTDAALGGDAARALRIVAGLKAEGEEAIPLVGWVLTQLRALHRLSTAGTNLAQAFRSERIWDARQPLFRRALKAGDTAHWERCLVQAARIDRIAKGRGDGDVWREIERLVAAIAAPRRTAELIAR, encoded by the coding sequence ATGCCCGCCCGCCCCGCTGACCTGCCGAAGCTGCTCGCCGCGCCTGAACTGAAGCCCGTGTGGCTGATCGCCGGCGCCGAGCACCTGCTCGTGCTCGAGGCGGCCGACCGCCTGCGCGCACGCGCCAAGGAGCTCGGTTACCTCGAACGCGAGGTGTTCGATGCCGATGCACGCTTCGATTGGAACGAACTCGCCGCAAGCGGGCAGGCGATGTCGTTGTTCGCCTCGCGCCGCCTCATCGACGTGCGCCTGCCGACCGGCAAACCCGGCAAGGAGGGTGCGGCCACGCTCGCCGCCTGGGCAGCGTCACCGCCGCCTGACACCGTGCTGATGGTCACCGCGCAGGAATGGAGCAAGCAGCACGAAGCGGCCTGGGTGAACGCCTTCGAGCGTGCCGGCGTGGTGATGCCGATATGGCCGCTGCGGCGCGAGGAGATGCCGGCCTGGATCGGCTCGCGCTTCGCCGCGCGCGGCGTCAAGGCCACGCCGGATGCGGTCGAGCGCCTCGCCGATCGCGTCGAAGGCAACCTGCTCGCCGCCGCGCAGGAAGTCGACAAGCTCGTGCTGCTGCTGGATGGCGCGCTGCTCGACGTCGACACGCTCGAGGCCAGCGTCGCCGACGATGCGCGCTTCGATGCGTTTCGCCTGACCGATGCCGCGCTGGGCGGCGACGCCGCGCGCGCCTTGCGCATCGTCGCCGGCCTCAAGGCCGAGGGCGAAGAAGCGATCCCGCTGGTTGGCTGGGTGTTGACCCAATTGCGCGCCCTGCATCGGCTGTCGACGGCTGGCACGAACCTCGCCCAGGCGTTTCGCAGCGAGCGCATCTGGGACGCGCGCCAGCCGTTGTTCCGGCGCGCGCTCAAGGCCGGCGACACCGCGCACTGGGAACGCTGCCTCGTGCAGGCCGCGCGCATCGACCGCATCGCCAAGGGCCGTGGCGACGGCGACGTCTGGCGCGAGATCGAGCGCCTCGTCGCGGCGATCGCCGCGCCACGCCGCACCGCCGAACTCATCGCGCGCTGA